In Fusarium musae strain F31 chromosome 7, whole genome shotgun sequence, a single window of DNA contains:
- a CDS encoding hypothetical protein (EggNog:ENOG41): protein MGLEFEKGNAQRNSLFFTKLSPELRRQTFIYLFGESKVHIKFLHSSEQLKREGHPKYSRIPGWYHCKKTTNGVFCRRTLCLPANGREYNASDMMIEFKLTDCSYQSGLPVLYRTNKLILDNPQDYTMFSSWFNAKQKYIRSISLHLECPAVYDAHEGLCHLSTALPKSLLLHRLEVRMLLSGLRAHHGSLERDSQLMLRCLRMFLRGGLSKGKVELLVLHLPEAMKEIVEGDKQADATIWENTECHFEPDNGPAEGEAEEEEDPESDDENHGLYIFPTQGDF, encoded by the exons ATGGGGCTAGAGTTCGAGAAGGGCAATGCCCAGAGGAACTCCTTGTTCTTTACGAAGCTATCCCCAGAGCTCAGACGGCAAACCTTCATCTATCTATTTGGAGAGTCAAAAGTGCACATCAAGTTTCTTCACAGCAGTGAGCAACTCAAGCGTGAGGGTCATCCTAAATATTCGAGGATCCCGGGGTGGTATCACTGC AAGAAGACCACAAATGGTGTTTTCTGTCGGCGAACATTGTGTTTACCTGCAAATGGGCGTGAGTATAATGCATCAGATATGATGATTGAGTTCAAGCTGACAGACTGCAGCTATCAGAGCGGTCTTCCTGTGCTCTATCGCACCAACAAACTCATTCTCGATAATCCGCAGGATTACACAATGTTCAGCTCCTGGTTCAACGCCAAGCAGAAATATATTCGATCAATCAGCTTGCATCTCGAATGCCCGGCCGTTTACGATGCTCACGAGGGTCTCTGCCACTTGTCCACTGCATTGCCTAAATCCTTGCTACTACATCGCCTGGAAGTACGAATGCTCCTCTCTGGTCTTAGAGCTCACCATGGGAGCTTGGAGAGGGACAGTCaattgatgttgagatgccTTAGAATGTTCCTTCGGGGTGGTCtcagcaagggcaaggttGAACTACTCGTGTTGCATCTGCCGGAAGCTATGAAAGAGATTGTGGAAGGCGATAAACAAGCCGATGCTACGATTTGGGAAAATACCGAATGCCATTTCGAGCCCGATAATGGCCCAGCAGAAGGAGaggcagaggaagaagaagacccaGAGTCCGATGACGAGAACCATGGTCTCTATATCTTTCCCACACAAGGCGACTTCTGA
- the PRP43 gene encoding DEAH-box ATP-dependent RNA helicase prp43 (EggNog:ENOG41): MSDIKGGKRSSADADESTRKKAKKDGEDEKYNPYLAHMYDNGNSNGNGAEPSPDSPLAGMKRQHTTAAQASKAEDSESNPFTGRPHSQKYFQILQGRRDLPVHKQRQEFLDKYHSTQILVFVGETGSGKTTQIPQYVVYDELPHLTGKLIACTQPRRVAAMSVAQRVADEMDVTLGEEVGYSIRFEDMTGPKTMLKYMTDGMLLREAMHDHEMSRYSCIILDEAHERTLATDILMALLKQISMRRPDLKIIIMSATLDAQKFQKYFNDAPLLAVPGRTHPVEIFYTPEPERDYVEAAIRTVLQIHASEPEGDVLLFLTGEDEIEDACRKISLEADELMREVDAGPLAVYPLYGTLPPHQQQRIFDKAPPPIRKGGRPGRKVIVSTNIAETSLTIDGIVYVVDPGFSKQKIYNPRIRVESLLVSPISKASAQQRAGRAGRTKPGKCFRLYTEKAFKKELIEQTYPEILRSNLANTVLELKKLGVEDLVHFDLMDPPAPETMMRALEELNYLACLDDDGELTTLGSMASAFPLDPALAVMLISSPEFYCSNEILSITSLLSVPQIFTRPANNRKRADEMKAQFAHPDGDHLTLLNAYHAFKGQATSDPNSAKQWCHEHFLSYRHLSSADNVRAQLKRIMETHGLELVSTPFEDKNYYTNIRRALLAGFFMQVAMKESSGKLYRTVKDDQAVLIHPSTVLRTEFDWVLYNEFVLTSKQYIRTCTGIRPEWLLEIAPTYYDIDSFEQGDVKRSLARAAEKKRRKEAMKAGR; the protein is encoded by the exons ATGTCCGATATCAAGGGAGGAAAGCGTTCAAGCGCCGACGCCGACGAATCTACGCgaaagaaggccaagaaggacggCGAGGACGAGAAATACAACCCCTACCTTGCTCACATGTACGACAACGGTAACAGCAATGGTAATGGCGCAGAGCCTTCGCCGGACTCTCCTCTCGCCGGTATGAAGAGGCAGCATACTACCGCTGCCCAGGCTTCAAAAGCTGAGGACTCTGAGTCGAACCCTTTCACCGGCCGACCTCATTCGCAAAAGTACTTCCAGATTCTCCAGGGCCGTCGCGATCTGCCGGTCCACAAGCAACGACAAGAGTTTTTGGACAAGTATCACTCAACACAGATTCTCGTCTTTGTCGGTGAGACAGGTTCTGGAAAGACTACTCAAATTCCTCAGTATGTCGTCTACGACGAGCTACCTCATCTTACCGGCAAGCTTATCGCCTGTACGCAGCCACGTCGAGTCGCCGCCATGTCGGTCGCCCAGCGTGTCGCCGACGAGATGGACGTCACCCTAGGCGAGGAAGTTGGTTACAGCATTCGTTTCGAGGACATGACAGGTCCTAAGACTATGCTCAAGTACATGACTGATGGTATGCTTCTGCGCGAGGCCATGCACGACCACGAGATGTCTCGCTACAGTTGTATCATTCTCGATGAGGCTCACGAACGTACTCTCGCGACCGATATTCTCATGGCTCTGCTCAAGCAGATTTCTATGCGCCGTCCCGACCTCAAGATCATTATCATGTCTGCTACTCTCGATGCTCAAAAGTTCCAAAAGTATTTCAACGATGCGCCCCTGCTCGCTGTCCCCGGTCGAACACACCCTGTCGAGATCTTTTACACCCCCGAGCCTGAGCGCGATTACGTCGAGGCCGCCATAAGAACCGTTCTCCAGATTCACGCTTCAGAGCCTGAGGGTGATGTTTTGCTTTTCCTTACTGGTGAAGACGAGATTGAGGACGCTTGTCGCAAGATCAGCCTCGAGGCTGATGAGCTGATGCGCGAGGTCGACGCTGGTCCTCTCGCCGTTTACCCTCTATATGGTACCCTGCCTCCCCACCAGCAACAGCGCATCTTCGACAAGGCCCCTCCGCCTATTCGCAAGGGCGGTCGTCCTGGTCGCAAGGTCATTGTTTCCACCAATATTGCCGAAACTAGTTTGACTATCGACGGTATCGTCTATGTCGTGGATCCTGGTTTTAGCAAACAGAAGATCTACAACCCTCGTATCCGTGTCGAGTCCCTTCTTGTCTCGCCCATCTCCAAGGCTTCAGCCCAGCAGCGTGCTGGTCGTGCTGGTCGTACCAAGCCCGGAAAGTGTTTCCGTCTGTACACCGAGAAGGCATTCAAGAAGGAGCTTATTGAGCAAACATATCCCGAGATTCTGCGCTCCAACCTTGCCAACACCGTTCTGGAGCTAAAGAAGCTTGGTGTGGAGGATCTTGTTCACTTCGATCTTATGGACCCCCCCGCTCCCGAGACCATGATGCGCGCCCTGGAGGAGCTCAACTATCTTGCCTGTCTTGACGACGATGGTGAGCTGACCACTCTCGGCAGCATGGCCTCAGCATTCCCCCTTGATCCCGCTCTGGCGGTCATGCTTATCTCGTCTCCCGAGTTCTACTGCTCCAACGAGATTCTCTCTATTACCTCGCTTCTCTCAGTTCCTCAAATCTTTACTCGCCCTGCCAACAACCGAAAGCGCGCcgatgagatgaaggctCAATTCGCGCATCCTGATGGTGACCACCTCACCCTGCTCAACGCCTACCACGCTTTCAAGGGCCAGGCCACATCTGACCCCAACAGTGCCAAGCAGTGGTGCCACGAGCACTTCCTCTCCTACCGACATCTCTCAAGTGCGGATAACGTTCGCGCTCAGCTCAAGCGCATCATGGAGACGCACGGCTTGGAGCTTGTGTCGACACCATTCGAGGACAAGAATTACTATACCAACATTCGACGCGCACTGCTCGCCGGTTTCTTCATGCAGGTCGCCATGAAGGAGAGCTCAGGCAAGCTCTATCGCACTGTCAAGGACGACCAGGCTGTGTTGATTCACCCCTCAACTGTCCTCCGCACCGAGTTTGACTGGGTCCTCTACAATGAGTTTGTCTTGACATCCAAGCAATACATCCGAACATGTACGGGTATCCGGCCTGAGTGGTTATTG GAAATTGCCCCTACATACTACGATATCGACAGCTTTGAGCAAGGTGACGTTAAGCGTTCTCTTGCACGCgctgcagagaagaagcgcCGCAAGGAAGCCATGAAGGCTGGTCGATGA
- a CDS encoding hypothetical protein (BUSCO:EOG09260SAH): MASDDAGFEMSDNIGLQRPNFHIGYHDSKRDEPLTDMQYGHLLNHGLAFATTPITNTHFRDRVFALVSEHLSTLSENGEKPTARATGSRAEPILPPLTPKDTALFPSAAVNTYTAVISPWLDLGSSNPIISSISRQVLNVEINYANFCGVRSIMIPAPRQDASIDGGNQSLAQYARAVEEALTVGNRLTFLIHMPMYREPGLDAKTANISSLDVKTPTKTEGKEIDLLAAWDSWHHVRSVCNYNTRLFVALQIPRVMPEKDLQDRWFAEPLHYLTFSPATFQANKAGFPSLSKHHQNLIFSYMRLKNVPWILLCDVGPDVSHLKDGEQSLPTAQNDLPSLAEAEAQGQSNKTKNNDYISYLRWLEDQQPPFSYLESPTLTSFQDWLQSPLQPLSDNLESATYEVFEGDPVKYSQYEIAVFEALTEWKELKKPTSKDGKVVVAVAGSGRGPLVTRALKASEDAGVPIDMWAVEKNPNAYVYLLRQNDLVWGGKVKVVKTDMRAWKGPIVSEDENGPVYGKVDILISELLGSFGDNELSPECLDGIQHVMSTPHGISIPSSYTAHLSPISTPKIHADILSRVSGDPNAFETPWVVRLFALDFVAEKVPNKPRFQEAWEFCHPIPESSLAALEAKRSGGVVGGGGGSMAGAAGANDHNSRYTHLTFVCRTRGVTHGLAGYFESTLYESQIPENKGEKIEISTHPGRIDEKSKDMISWFPIYFPLKNPLYFPADTELEVSMWRQTDDTKVWYEWLVEAFTWVSPTSRVKVASSDLCSSRQVACLM, encoded by the exons ATGGCTTCTGACGACGCAGGCTTCGAAATGTCTGACAACATTGGTCTTCAACGTCCCAATTTTCATATTGGATACCACGACTCAAAGCGCGATGAGCCCCTCACCGATATGCAGTATGGCCATCTGCTGAACCATGGT CTAGCCTTTGCGACGACTCCCATCACAAACACTCACTTCCGAGACCGTGTCTTTGCTCTCGTTTCTGAGCATCTGTCCACTCTATCCGAAAATGGGGAGAAGCCTACTGCCAGGGCAACTGGCTCACGAGCAGAGCCCATTTTGCCTCCTTTGACTCCCAAGGACACCGCTCTGTTCCCCAGCGCTGCTGTAAACACCTACACTGCAGTCATCAGCCCCTGGCTCGACCTTGGATCTTCTAACCCCATCATCTCAAGCATCTCCCGCCAGGTCCTCAACGTGGAGATCAACTATGCCAACTTTTGCGGTGTGAGGAGCATCATGATTCCTGCCCCTCGACAGGATGCTTCTATCGACGGCGGCAACCAAAGTCTTGCCCAATACGCACGAGCTGTCGAGGAGGCTCTCACAGTTGGGAACCGACTCACTTTCTTGATTCACATGCCTATGTATCGAGAGCCTGGCCTTGATGCAAAGACGGCCAACATCTCTTCCCTTGATGTTAAGACTCCAACCAAGACCGAAGGAAAGGAGATCGATCTTCTGGCCGCTTGGGATTCGTGGCATCATGTCCGAAGCGTCTGCAACTACAACACTAGACTCTTTGTTG CCTTGCAAATCCCGCGTGTTATGCCCGAGAAGGATCTTCAGGATCGATGGTTTGCTGAGCCTTTGCACTATCTTACATTCAGCCCTGCGACTTTCCAGGCCAACAAGGCTGGTTTCCCATCACTGTCGAAGCACCACCAGAATCTCATATTCTCGTACATGCGCTTGAAGAATGTCCCATGGATTTTGCTTTGTGACGTTGGCCCTGATGTTTCACACCTTAAGGATGGTGAACAGTCTCTGCCAACCGCTCAAAACGATTTACCTAGCCTGGCCGAAGCTGAGGCTCAGGGACAGTCAAACAAGACCAAAAACAACGACTATATTTCATACCTGCGATGGCTCGAGGACCAACAGCCACCATTTAGCTACCTTGAGAGCCCAACCTTGACCAGCTTCCAAGACTGGCTTCAGTCACCTCTCCAGCCCCTGTCAGACAATCTCGAGTCAGCAACATATGAAGTCTTCGAGGGCGACCCCGTCAAGTATAGCCAGTACGAGATTGCCGTGTTTGAGGCTCTCACAGAATGGAAGGAACTCAAAAAACCCACCTCCAAGGACGGCAAGGTTgtcgttgctgttgctggttctGGTCGTGGTCCTCTCGTTACTCGAGCACTCAAAGCGTCTGAGGATGCCGGCGTTCCCATCGATATGTGGGCGGTTGAGAAGAACCCCAACGCCTATGTCTACCTTTTGCGCCAGAATGACCTTGTCTGGGgtggcaaggtcaaggttgtcaagacCGATATGCGAGCATGGAAGGGTCCTATCGTCTCCGAGGACGAGAATGGACCTGTATATGGCAAGGTTGATATTCTCATctctgagcttcttggtTCGTTCGGTGATAACGAGCTCTCTCCCGAATGTCTTGATGGAATCCAACATGTCATGTCCACACCACATGGAATCTCCATTCCCAGCTCTTACACCGCTCATCTGAGCCCCATCTCAACACCCAAGATCCACGCTGATATCCTCTCACGAGTTTCTGGAGATCCCAACGCTTTCGAGACACCTTGGGTTGTTCGCCTTTTTGCTCTCGACTTTGTTGCCGAGAAAGTGCCCAACAAGCCCAGATTTCAGGAAGCCTGGGAATTCTGTCACCCCATTCCCGAATCTTCACTCGCTGCCCTGGAGGCCAAGCGCTCTGGTGGCGTCGTGGGAGGTGGCGGCGGTAGCATGGCTGGTGCAGCTGGTGCCAATGACCACAACTCGCGATATACTCATCTCACCTTTGTCTGCCGGACAAGAGGTGTCACTCATGGGTTGGCGGGCTACTTTGAGTCGACTCTATATGAGTCTCAGATTCCAGAGAACAAGGGAGAGAAGATCGAAATCAGCACACACCCTGGGCgtattgatgagaagagcaaaGATATGATCTCTTGGTTCCCCATCTACTTCCCCCTGAAG AACCCTCTCTACTTCCCAGCTGATACCGAGCTTGAGGTTAGCATGTGGCGACAGACAGATGATACCAAGGTGTGGTATGAATGGCTCGTCGAGGCTTTCACATGGGTCAGCCCAACAAGCCGTGTCAAGGTTGCTTCCTCAGATCTGTGCAGCAGTCGCCAAGTGGCATGCCTGATGTAG